A window from Montipora capricornis isolate CH-2021 chromosome 7, ASM3666992v2, whole genome shotgun sequence encodes these proteins:
- the LOC138057275 gene encoding uncharacterized protein isoform X2: MNGQKPSAKFRMLKGETDSDDGAELSFHDLEMSSSEEEEGEATKTTRLSTISNSVVKLIIMFLMFWKTMHNISDSAICLLFAFSKKVVELLAKISQSKAIKDIANLLPNSLYMIRNYLGIKREDFQKYIVCPRCSAIYKPEDCVQTLANGRKKGKRCSFVEFPDHLRRTQRKPCGTSLFKAVRSKNGDLILKAKRVFCYRSVKKTLEEFLKRPGFGEKCEEFKKEPRDPELLGDIYDGRIWKNFKNAEGEPFFDSPNTFGCMLNLDWFQPFKDSIYSVGVLYLSFLNLPPQERNKEENIAIVGIIPGPQEPSRDVNSFLDPLVDELLDFWDGVWINTPSTGPKFCRLALVCATCDIPASRKLCGFLSFSAKMGCNKCKKEFPRPAFGAKQDFSGFNRSSWTLRTDAEHREQAWTIKNTASSKKGRDDKESNYGVRFSSLIHLPYFDFISFVVIDPMHNLMLGTTKKMLKIWKEENLLSEKEFSHLQSRINKLKVPSSIGRIPSKIASNFKGFTADQFKNWAVVFSTFALKDILPERHLQCWKLFVKACRILCSTVIPTSQVKLADELLVKFCQTVENLYGPSVITPNMHLHCHLCECVLDYGPVYGFWCFSFERYNGILGSLHVNNRQIEVQLMRKFLERHQLGSISWPGDFSGFREMLSATDKGSLALTKKSNLSPAEYKECARLKGFTGVNLFHLSFVDKHFIQALPPYKEVYMADDEVDTLTQMYSFLHKEDSIVYVPKFTRQFSQLKLYDQKLDSRYSRSERSACILARWYGANGLDTNSKDLRPGVIQYFFQHTVTVQSPTGGTVDLPYTLACIHWYKVHPNARFYFGLPIQVCLPSFEIESVGAFMPVSRIDSVCVVANLRYNLKTPNGKERVTVAVPLDVKLHV, translated from the exons ATGAACGGACAGAAGCCTTCAGCGAAATTCAGGATGCTCAAG GGAGAAACTGACAGTGATGATGGTGCTGAATTGAGTTTTCATGACCTGGAGATGTCATCATCAGAAGAGGAGGAAGGGGAGGCAACAAAGACCACAAGACTATCAACAATCAGCAATTCAGTGGTTAAACTTATAATCATGTTCCTCATGTTTTGGAAAACAATGCACAACATTTCTGATTCAGCTATTTGTCTTTTATTTGCCTTTTCTAAAAAGGTGGTTGAACTTTTGGCTAAAATCTCTCAATCCAAAGCAATCAAGGACATTGCCAATTTATTACCGAATTCCCTATACATGATAAGGAACTATTTGGGTATAAAGAGAGAAgactttcaaaaatacattGTCTGTCCAAGATGTTCGGCTATCTACAAACCCGAGGATTGTGTGCAGACTCTGGCCAacggaaggaaaaaaggaaaacgttgCAGTTTTGTGGAATTTCCAGATCACCTTAGGAGAACCCAGCGAAAGCCTTGTGGGACTTCTCTGTTCAAGGCTGTCAGATCTAAGAATGGGGACCTGATCTTGAAAGCCAAAAGAGTGTTCTGCTATCGCTCTGTAAAGAAGACACTTGAAGAGTTTTTAAAACGACCTGGTTTTGGAGAGAAGTGTGAAGAGTTTAAGAAGGAGCCTCGAGATCCTGAACTTCTAGGAGATATTTATGATGGAAGGATCTGGAAGAATTTTAAGAATGCAGAGGGAGAACCATTTTTTGATTCCCCCAACACTTTTGGATGTATGTTGAACCTTGACTGGTTTCAACCATTCAAAGATTCCATTTACAGTGTGGGAGTCCTTTACCTGAGTTTTCTTAACTTGCCTCCTCAAGAAAGGAACAAAGAGGAAAACATTGCTATTGTTGGCATTATTCCAGGTCCTCAGGAGCCCAGCCGGGATGTTAATTCATTTTTGGACCCTCTTGTTGATGAATTATTGGACTTCTGGGATGGTGTTTGGATAAATACCCCCTCTACTGGACCCAAGTTTTGTCGGCTTGCTCTAGTCTGTGCAACATGTGACATACCTGCATCTCGTAAACTATGTGGCTTTTTAAGCTTCAGTGCCAAAATGGGTTGCAACAAGTGTAAAAAAGAGTTCCCAAGGCCAGCATTTGGAGCAAAACAGGATTTCTCTGGCTTTAATCGGAGCAGTTGGACATTACGCACTGATGCTGAACACAGGGAGCAAGCATGGACAATCAAGAACACAGCATCCTCAAAAAAAGGCCGAGACGACAAAGAAAGCAACTATGGTGTGAGGTTTTCTTCCTTAATTCACCTTCCTTATTTTGACTTTATCTCATTTGTGGTGATTGATCCCATGCACAATTTGATGTTAGGAACCACCAAGAAAATGCTTAAAATTTGGAAAGAAGAAAACTTGCTCAGTGAAAAGGAATTTAGCCACCTTCAAAGCAGGATCAATAAGTTAAAGGTACCATCCAGTATCGGTCGAATTCCGTCTAAAATAGCATCAAACTTTAAAGGTTTCACTGCTGATCAATTCAAAAATTGGGCTGTGGTGTTTTCAACCTTTGCATTAAAAGATATCCTCCCAGAGAGACATCTACAGTGTTGGAAGCTGTTTGTCAAAGCTTGTAGAATATTGTGCTCCACGGTGATACCAACATCCCAAGTCAAACTTGCTGATGAGCTGCTTGTCAAGTTTTGTCAAACTGTTGAGAATTTATATGGCCCATCTGTCATCACACCAAACATGCATCTTCACTGTCATTTGTGTGAATGTGTTCTTGATTATGGTCCTGTATATGGCTTCTGGTGTTTTTCATTTGAGCGCTATAATGGAATCTTAGGATCTTTGCATGTCAACAACCGTCAAATAGAGGTACAGTTGATGAGGAAATTTCTTGAACGACATCAGCTTGGAAGCATTTCATGGCCAGGAGATTTTAGTGGATTTAGAGAGATGCTATCGGCAACTGACAAAGGATCTCTGGCATTAACAAAGAAGAGTAATCTTTCTCCAGCTGAATATAAAGAGTGTGCTAGGCTTAAAGGCTTCACTGGAGTTAATCTCTTTCATTTATCATTTGTGGACAAACACTTTATCCAGGCTCTCCCTCCTTACAAAGAGGTTTACATGGCTGATGATGAGGTTGATACCTTGACACAAATGTACAGCTTTTTACACAAGGAAGACAGTATTGTTTATGTTCCAAAGTTTACACGTCAGTTTTCCCAGTTGAAGTTGTATGACCAGAAGTTAGACTCAAGGTACTCAAGAAGTGAAAGGTCAGCCTGCATTCTTGCCCGATGGTATGGTGCAAACGGTCTGGACACAAATTCAAAGGATTTAAGACCAG GAGTTATACAGTACTTCTTCCAGCATACTGTCACCGTTCAATCCCCAACTGGTGGAACTGTAGACCTCCCATACACTCTTGCTTGTATTCACTGGTACAAAGTCCACCCAAATGCAAGGTTCTATTTTGGGTTACCAATTCAAGTATGCCTTCCATCATTTGAGATCGAATCAGTTGGAGCATTCATGCCAGTGTCAAGGATAGACAGTGTTTGTGTTGTAGCCAACTTGCGTTATAACCTTAAAACTCCTAATGGTAAAGAGAGAGTCACTGTTGCTGTTCCACTTGATGTCAAATTGCATGTGTGA
- the LOC138057275 gene encoding uncharacterized protein isoform X1, with the protein MDCSDRFSREDTGVKKRKRFCEHCERFVSTRTYNRHKRMKTSHVQGQDKLGGSYSFHSDSSDLEFDFSDNERTEAFSEIQDAQVDACDSPCYSGEDVSGGELSNAESSDSFEGQHGETDSDDGAELSFHDLEMSSSEEEEGEATKTTRLSTISNSVVKLIIMFLMFWKTMHNISDSAICLLFAFSKKVVELLAKISQSKAIKDIANLLPNSLYMIRNYLGIKREDFQKYIVCPRCSAIYKPEDCVQTLANGRKKGKRCSFVEFPDHLRRTQRKPCGTSLFKAVRSKNGDLILKAKRVFCYRSVKKTLEEFLKRPGFGEKCEEFKKEPRDPELLGDIYDGRIWKNFKNAEGEPFFDSPNTFGCMLNLDWFQPFKDSIYSVGVLYLSFLNLPPQERNKEENIAIVGIIPGPQEPSRDVNSFLDPLVDELLDFWDGVWINTPSTGPKFCRLALVCATCDIPASRKLCGFLSFSAKMGCNKCKKEFPRPAFGAKQDFSGFNRSSWTLRTDAEHREQAWTIKNTASSKKGRDDKESNYGVRFSSLIHLPYFDFISFVVIDPMHNLMLGTTKKMLKIWKEENLLSEKEFSHLQSRINKLKVPSSIGRIPSKIASNFKGFTADQFKNWAVVFSTFALKDILPERHLQCWKLFVKACRILCSTVIPTSQVKLADELLVKFCQTVENLYGPSVITPNMHLHCHLCECVLDYGPVYGFWCFSFERYNGILGSLHVNNRQIEVQLMRKFLERHQLGSISWPGDFSGFREMLSATDKGSLALTKKSNLSPAEYKECARLKGFTGVNLFHLSFVDKHFIQALPPYKEVYMADDEVDTLTQMYSFLHKEDSIVYVPKFTRQFSQLKLYDQKLDSRYSRSERSACILARWYGANGLDTNSKDLRPGVIQYFFQHTVTVQSPTGGTVDLPYTLACIHWYKVHPNARFYFGLPIQVCLPSFEIESVGAFMPVSRIDSVCVVANLRYNLKTPNGKERVTVAVPLDVKLHV; encoded by the exons ATGGATTGTAGTGATCGATTTAGTAGAGAAGATACTGGTGTTAAGAAGCGCAAACGATTTTGCGAACACTGCGAACGCTTCGTGTCAACACGAACATACAACCGGCACAAGCGAATGAAGACGAGTCACGTACAAGGCCAAG ATAAACTTGGTGGATCATACAGTTTCCATTCAGATTCTAGCGACCTTGAGTTTGATTTCTCTGACAATGAACGGACAGAAGCCTTCAGCGAAATTCAGGATGCTCAAG TTGATGCATGTGATAGCCCCTGTTACTCTGGAGAAGATGTTAGTGGTGGAGAGCTGTCAAATGCTGAGTCATCTGACAGTTTTGAGGGTCAACAT GGAGAAACTGACAGTGATGATGGTGCTGAATTGAGTTTTCATGACCTGGAGATGTCATCATCAGAAGAGGAGGAAGGGGAGGCAACAAAGACCACAAGACTATCAACAATCAGCAATTCAGTGGTTAAACTTATAATCATGTTCCTCATGTTTTGGAAAACAATGCACAACATTTCTGATTCAGCTATTTGTCTTTTATTTGCCTTTTCTAAAAAGGTGGTTGAACTTTTGGCTAAAATCTCTCAATCCAAAGCAATCAAGGACATTGCCAATTTATTACCGAATTCCCTATACATGATAAGGAACTATTTGGGTATAAAGAGAGAAgactttcaaaaatacattGTCTGTCCAAGATGTTCGGCTATCTACAAACCCGAGGATTGTGTGCAGACTCTGGCCAacggaaggaaaaaaggaaaacgttgCAGTTTTGTGGAATTTCCAGATCACCTTAGGAGAACCCAGCGAAAGCCTTGTGGGACTTCTCTGTTCAAGGCTGTCAGATCTAAGAATGGGGACCTGATCTTGAAAGCCAAAAGAGTGTTCTGCTATCGCTCTGTAAAGAAGACACTTGAAGAGTTTTTAAAACGACCTGGTTTTGGAGAGAAGTGTGAAGAGTTTAAGAAGGAGCCTCGAGATCCTGAACTTCTAGGAGATATTTATGATGGAAGGATCTGGAAGAATTTTAAGAATGCAGAGGGAGAACCATTTTTTGATTCCCCCAACACTTTTGGATGTATGTTGAACCTTGACTGGTTTCAACCATTCAAAGATTCCATTTACAGTGTGGGAGTCCTTTACCTGAGTTTTCTTAACTTGCCTCCTCAAGAAAGGAACAAAGAGGAAAACATTGCTATTGTTGGCATTATTCCAGGTCCTCAGGAGCCCAGCCGGGATGTTAATTCATTTTTGGACCCTCTTGTTGATGAATTATTGGACTTCTGGGATGGTGTTTGGATAAATACCCCCTCTACTGGACCCAAGTTTTGTCGGCTTGCTCTAGTCTGTGCAACATGTGACATACCTGCATCTCGTAAACTATGTGGCTTTTTAAGCTTCAGTGCCAAAATGGGTTGCAACAAGTGTAAAAAAGAGTTCCCAAGGCCAGCATTTGGAGCAAAACAGGATTTCTCTGGCTTTAATCGGAGCAGTTGGACATTACGCACTGATGCTGAACACAGGGAGCAAGCATGGACAATCAAGAACACAGCATCCTCAAAAAAAGGCCGAGACGACAAAGAAAGCAACTATGGTGTGAGGTTTTCTTCCTTAATTCACCTTCCTTATTTTGACTTTATCTCATTTGTGGTGATTGATCCCATGCACAATTTGATGTTAGGAACCACCAAGAAAATGCTTAAAATTTGGAAAGAAGAAAACTTGCTCAGTGAAAAGGAATTTAGCCACCTTCAAAGCAGGATCAATAAGTTAAAGGTACCATCCAGTATCGGTCGAATTCCGTCTAAAATAGCATCAAACTTTAAAGGTTTCACTGCTGATCAATTCAAAAATTGGGCTGTGGTGTTTTCAACCTTTGCATTAAAAGATATCCTCCCAGAGAGACATCTACAGTGTTGGAAGCTGTTTGTCAAAGCTTGTAGAATATTGTGCTCCACGGTGATACCAACATCCCAAGTCAAACTTGCTGATGAGCTGCTTGTCAAGTTTTGTCAAACTGTTGAGAATTTATATGGCCCATCTGTCATCACACCAAACATGCATCTTCACTGTCATTTGTGTGAATGTGTTCTTGATTATGGTCCTGTATATGGCTTCTGGTGTTTTTCATTTGAGCGCTATAATGGAATCTTAGGATCTTTGCATGTCAACAACCGTCAAATAGAGGTACAGTTGATGAGGAAATTTCTTGAACGACATCAGCTTGGAAGCATTTCATGGCCAGGAGATTTTAGTGGATTTAGAGAGATGCTATCGGCAACTGACAAAGGATCTCTGGCATTAACAAAGAAGAGTAATCTTTCTCCAGCTGAATATAAAGAGTGTGCTAGGCTTAAAGGCTTCACTGGAGTTAATCTCTTTCATTTATCATTTGTGGACAAACACTTTATCCAGGCTCTCCCTCCTTACAAAGAGGTTTACATGGCTGATGATGAGGTTGATACCTTGACACAAATGTACAGCTTTTTACACAAGGAAGACAGTATTGTTTATGTTCCAAAGTTTACACGTCAGTTTTCCCAGTTGAAGTTGTATGACCAGAAGTTAGACTCAAGGTACTCAAGAAGTGAAAGGTCAGCCTGCATTCTTGCCCGATGGTATGGTGCAAACGGTCTGGACACAAATTCAAAGGATTTAAGACCAG GAGTTATACAGTACTTCTTCCAGCATACTGTCACCGTTCAATCCCCAACTGGTGGAACTGTAGACCTCCCATACACTCTTGCTTGTATTCACTGGTACAAAGTCCACCCAAATGCAAGGTTCTATTTTGGGTTACCAATTCAAGTATGCCTTCCATCATTTGAGATCGAATCAGTTGGAGCATTCATGCCAGTGTCAAGGATAGACAGTGTTTGTGTTGTAGCCAACTTGCGTTATAACCTTAAAACTCCTAATGGTAAAGAGAGAGTCACTGTTGCTGTTCCACTTGATGTCAAATTGCATGTGTGA